A region of Ignatzschineria larvae DSM 13226 DNA encodes the following proteins:
- the rpsA gene encoding 30S ribosomal protein S1 encodes MSLSFADLFEQSIAEEQAREIGGIIKATVVKIENGFVIVDAGLKSEGRIPAEQFQDLNGELEVQVGDKVDVVLESLEDGFGETRLSREKAKRAEVWAFLEKKLENDEIIKGVISGRVKGGFTVDIGTERAFLPGSLVDVRPVRDIAYLEGKELELKAIKLDQKRNNIVVSRRAVLEEEYSAEREELLKNLEEGDVVKGVVKNLTDYGAFIDLGGIDGLLHITDMAWKRVRHPSEIVEINQEIEVKLLKFDKERNRVSLGLKQLGEDPWKDIAMRFPAGLQTKGKVTNITDYGCFVEIEPGIEGLVHVSEMDWTNKNVNPSKVVTAGEEVGVVVLDIDEERRRISLGMKQCMPNPWEEFAVKYNKNDRISGTIKSITDFGIFIGLEGGIDGLVHLSDISWSMPGEEAIRDYNRGDEIEAMVLAVDADRERISLGIKQLDQDPFSSFLAEHEKGSLVKGVVTEVDAKYAVVDLGDGVEGNLRASEISSERVEDVRNVYNVGDEVEARFVSVDRRNRSIVLSVKAVDEVSAQDIAEYANDQQVGATLGDLLKEQLKQQ; translated from the coding sequence ATGTCATTAAGTTTTGCAGATTTATTTGAACAATCAATTGCCGAAGAACAAGCACGTGAAATCGGTGGAATTATTAAAGCAACAGTTGTCAAAATCGAAAATGGTTTTGTCATTGTTGATGCTGGCCTTAAAAGTGAAGGTCGTATCCCTGCTGAACAATTTCAAGATTTGAATGGTGAGTTAGAAGTTCAAGTTGGCGATAAAGTTGATGTTGTCCTTGAATCACTTGAAGATGGTTTCGGTGAAACACGTCTTTCTCGTGAGAAAGCGAAACGTGCAGAAGTTTGGGCGTTCCTTGAGAAAAAACTTGAAAATGATGAAATCATTAAAGGTGTTATCTCTGGTCGCGTTAAAGGTGGTTTCACTGTGGATATCGGTACAGAGCGCGCGTTCTTACCAGGTTCATTAGTAGATGTTCGCCCTGTTCGTGATATCGCTTACCTCGAAGGTAAAGAGCTTGAGCTTAAAGCCATTAAGCTTGATCAAAAGCGTAACAACATCGTTGTTTCACGCCGTGCGGTACTTGAAGAAGAGTATTCTGCAGAACGTGAAGAGCTTCTCAAAAATCTTGAGGAAGGCGATGTGGTTAAAGGTGTGGTTAAAAACCTCACTGATTACGGTGCGTTTATTGACCTTGGCGGTATCGATGGCCTTCTTCATATCACTGATATGGCTTGGAAACGTGTTCGTCATCCTTCTGAAATTGTTGAAATTAACCAAGAGATCGAAGTTAAACTTCTTAAGTTTGACAAAGAGCGTAACCGTGTATCTCTAGGTCTTAAACAACTTGGTGAAGATCCATGGAAAGATATCGCAATGCGCTTCCCAGCGGGACTTCAAACTAAAGGTAAAGTGACTAACATCACTGATTACGGTTGTTTCGTTGAGATCGAGCCTGGTATCGAAGGTCTTGTTCACGTTTCTGAAATGGATTGGACGAATAAAAACGTTAACCCTTCTAAAGTTGTTACAGCGGGAGAAGAAGTGGGCGTAGTTGTTCTTGATATCGATGAAGAACGTCGCCGTATCTCTCTTGGTATGAAACAATGTATGCCTAATCCATGGGAAGAGTTTGCGGTTAAATACAACAAAAATGATCGTATCAGCGGCACGATCAAGTCAATTACTGATTTCGGTATCTTTATCGGTCTCGAAGGTGGTATTGATGGCCTTGTGCACTTATCGGATATCTCTTGGAGCATGCCAGGGGAAGAAGCGATTCGTGATTATAACCGTGGCGATGAGATCGAAGCAATGGTATTAGCAGTAGATGCTGATCGTGAACGTATCTCTCTTGGTATCAAACAACTTGATCAAGACCCATTCTCTTCATTCTTAGCAGAACATGAGAAAGGTTCATTAGTGAAAGGTGTTGTTACTGAAGTTGACGCAAAATATGCAGTTGTTGATCTTGGTGATGGTGTTGAAGGTAACCTTCGCGCATCAGAGATCTCTTCAGAGCGCGTTGAAGACGTTCGTAACGTTTACAATGTTGGCGATGAAGTTGAAGCACGTTTCGTGAGCGTTGATCGTCGTAACCGTTCAATCGTTCTCTCTGTAAAAGCAGTGGACGAAGTAAGTGCACAAGATATCGCTGAGTATGCAAATGACCAACAAGTGGGTGCAACATTGGGTGATCTCTTAAAAGAGCAATTGAAACAACAATAA
- the cmk gene encoding (d)CMP kinase, whose amino-acid sequence MQNIITVDGPSGVGKGTLSLQLAQKLGWHFLDSGAIYRALAIFAQSQNIDLEAEDKVADLAVNLPLTFKIEDEVLEIYLGVEKVTGKVRAETTGNMASIVAKHPKVRSHLLQRQRDFAQDPGLIADGRDMGTVVFPSAPLKLFLTASAKERAKRRHKQLLESGICANIEQILSEVEARDERDRTRSASPLVPAEDALIIDTSHLTVAEVLQKAWDAVVERFPN is encoded by the coding sequence ATGCAAAATATTATTACAGTAGATGGCCCAAGTGGGGTCGGGAAGGGCACTTTATCATTGCAGTTGGCGCAAAAGCTCGGTTGGCATTTTTTAGATTCTGGCGCGATTTATCGGGCATTGGCTATTTTTGCACAATCTCAAAATATCGACCTTGAAGCAGAAGATAAGGTAGCTGATCTTGCTGTGAATCTACCTTTAACCTTTAAGATCGAAGATGAAGTGTTGGAGATCTATCTGGGTGTGGAAAAAGTGACCGGTAAAGTACGGGCTGAAACGACGGGAAATATGGCATCGATTGTTGCGAAACACCCTAAAGTTCGCAGTCATTTATTGCAGCGACAACGAGATTTTGCGCAGGATCCGGGGCTTATTGCTGATGGTCGAGATATGGGAACGGTGGTCTTTCCTTCAGCGCCTTTGAAGCTTTTTTTGACAGCGAGTGCGAAAGAGCGAGCAAAAAGACGGCATAAACAGTTGTTAGAAAGCGGTATTTGCGCTAATATAGAGCAGATTTTATCCGAGGTAGAAGCAAGAGATGAGCGAGATCGGACGCGGTCAGCCTCGCCTTTAGTGCCTGCAGAGGATGCACTCATTATTGATACTTCCCACTTAACGGTGGCAGAGGTTTTACAAAAAGCGTGGGATGCGGTTGTAGAGCGATTCCCTAATTAG
- the hemC gene encoding hydroxymethylbilane synthase, whose translation MKLTIATRESPLALWQANHVKTTLLKHFPDLQVELLGMTTKGDQLLSSPLSKIGGKGLFIKELEVAMLEGHADIAVHSMKDVPMASQLPDGLSVPVVMKREDPRDALVSRRYTSLESLPHGAIVGSCSLRRRAQIQALRPDLVLKDLRGNVNTRLQKLDNGEFDAIILAAAGLKRLGFEDQISEYLADTVSLPAVGQGAIGIECKSDNEAVLKLIMTLNDPDTAICVKAERAFNARLNGGCQAPIAGFAQLTESGLYLRGLVGDLDHGTILFHEITGRPEDAEAIGTALADHLLAQGAKEILDKIYGQA comes from the coding sequence ATGAAATTAACCATTGCAACGCGCGAAAGCCCTCTTGCTCTTTGGCAAGCCAATCATGTAAAAACAACGCTTCTAAAGCACTTCCCAGATCTACAAGTAGAACTTCTAGGAATGACCACGAAAGGCGATCAGCTTCTCTCTTCTCCACTCAGTAAAATTGGTGGAAAAGGGCTCTTTATCAAAGAGCTTGAAGTTGCCATGTTAGAAGGCCATGCCGATATTGCGGTACATTCTATGAAAGATGTCCCTATGGCATCTCAGTTACCTGATGGATTATCTGTACCGGTCGTTATGAAGCGAGAAGACCCCCGAGATGCGCTGGTGTCAAGGCGCTACACTTCTCTTGAATCACTACCGCATGGGGCTATCGTTGGCTCTTGCTCGCTACGTCGCCGAGCACAGATTCAGGCACTACGCCCTGATCTCGTCCTAAAAGACTTACGAGGCAACGTCAATACTCGTTTACAAAAACTCGATAATGGCGAATTTGATGCCATTATTCTTGCAGCGGCAGGACTTAAACGCCTTGGTTTTGAAGATCAAATTAGTGAGTATCTAGCTGATACAGTCTCTCTACCGGCAGTGGGACAAGGCGCCATTGGCATTGAGTGTAAATCAGATAATGAAGCGGTGTTAAAGCTCATTATGACGCTTAATGACCCTGATACTGCGATTTGTGTTAAGGCTGAACGAGCATTTAATGCAAGACTCAACGGCGGTTGCCAAGCACCCATTGCCGGATTTGCACAATTAACGGAGTCAGGCCTCTATCTTCGTGGATTAGTCGGCGACTTAGATCATGGCACTATTTTATTCCATGAAATCACAGGACGCCCTGAAGATGCTGAAGCCATTGGAACGGCACTTGCCGATCATCTATTAGCGCAGGGAGCGAAAGAGATTCTGGACAAGATCTATGGACAAGCTTAA
- a CDS encoding uroporphyrinogen-III synthase, protein MDKLKQSHSNLSPSEIGIIITRPEGQGLWLIEKITQSGMHAFSLPGFTIEPSTHTAEIEQTKAQITQYDYLLFTSPNAVKYADYFQIPFDKIKGCIALGRGTERALRAFLTQTGIITAPKPYTSEALIALLKKKHLVKNRSVLIMSGEGGRRLLAKAIINLGGKAQYCDLYCRKAPVNTDLSAITAFKNTQNNTDKQLYLVISSQEAFHNLLPEITKNNVRSSINGVFVASDRLQNIVKSERFENIIVAKSALESDLWQAIEMQLLSQTPNLDSPLTISSDNDKELSMTKKEQKQNKNRATENKVATSSENTAEITTNAAETGDAVVIDDAKAPEMAATAAQKTEDVVDTVAQDEATSNDNRDIKEAITQENISDAKDEHFDDNDQDSTSPPITPKTTAHASGSGGKVVGYIALLVALAAAGVSGFTYYQSTLGKDDQLTGLKSSLQSSQSDLQTLTTNFSKLQSELNALKATANKAPSTNPADDSVQGQVTLLAQKYDSLNDALAQSAKGLQGQLDTLKTAQQALEEKTTQIDNIAKVSDQAITIANSFDKKLAEQDLKQAVVLDEAKELITTIKSITDLELLRTTEVDYLLKIAVQKVEYDKDYKGAADLLTTAIDRLGQINSINFTETKQLLESNITDLKALNPVNMMMITERLEKVASLAQHAPLKSDSALVNLKKEIFDQPTDEGNSWGDKLHNSLKHLIVIEDKRADVPELMAKEDRFFLVQNIQLELTSAKIAAQQDQFDLFDHSLDTVKSWITTYFDEDNADVREALKQLQWMLDAKFDTTPPNIQRTLTDFEATLRAYKGA, encoded by the coding sequence ATGGACAAGCTTAAGCAATCTCATAGTAACCTTTCCCCTTCAGAGATCGGCATTATTATCACACGCCCTGAAGGACAAGGTCTATGGCTAATAGAAAAGATCACTCAGAGTGGAATGCACGCATTCTCATTGCCGGGTTTTACCATTGAACCCTCCACGCATACCGCTGAAATTGAACAGACTAAGGCGCAGATAACACAATATGATTATCTACTCTTTACAAGTCCGAATGCTGTTAAATATGCCGATTATTTCCAGATTCCCTTTGATAAAATTAAAGGCTGTATAGCGCTTGGCCGGGGTACCGAACGTGCCCTGCGGGCATTCCTAACGCAGACCGGGATTATTACCGCGCCGAAGCCTTATACCTCTGAGGCGTTAATTGCATTACTCAAGAAGAAGCACCTTGTAAAAAACCGATCAGTCCTCATTATGAGTGGTGAAGGCGGACGCCGATTATTGGCAAAAGCCATTATTAATCTAGGAGGCAAGGCACAATATTGCGACCTCTATTGCCGAAAAGCACCTGTAAATACGGATCTATCAGCGATTACGGCTTTCAAAAATACGCAGAACAATACAGATAAACAACTCTACCTTGTAATCTCAAGCCAAGAAGCTTTTCATAATTTACTCCCTGAAATAACAAAAAATAACGTACGATCCTCGATAAATGGCGTATTTGTCGCTAGCGATCGTTTGCAAAACATTGTAAAATCAGAGAGATTTGAGAATATTATTGTCGCTAAATCGGCACTTGAAAGTGACCTTTGGCAGGCTATTGAGATGCAATTACTCTCTCAAACCCCTAATTTGGACTCCCCTTTAACGATCTCATCTGATAATGATAAGGAGCTCTCTATGACTAAAAAAGAGCAAAAGCAGAACAAAAACCGCGCAACTGAAAATAAAGTTGCAACCTCTTCTGAAAATACCGCAGAAATCACAACAAACGCAGCTGAAACAGGAGATGCTGTCGTGATTGATGACGCTAAAGCACCAGAAATGGCAGCTACAGCAGCGCAAAAAACAGAAGACGTGGTTGACACTGTAGCGCAGGATGAGGCTACATCAAATGATAATAGGGATATTAAAGAAGCAATCACTCAAGAAAACATCAGTGATGCTAAGGACGAGCATTTTGATGACAATGATCAAGATTCGACATCACCACCTATCACTCCAAAAACAACAGCACACGCCTCTGGCAGTGGAGGAAAAGTTGTTGGTTATATTGCACTCTTAGTCGCACTTGCGGCAGCAGGTGTTAGTGGATTTACTTACTATCAAAGTACGCTCGGTAAAGATGACCAGCTCACAGGACTTAAAAGCTCATTACAAAGTAGCCAAAGCGATCTGCAAACACTCACTACAAACTTCAGTAAGCTTCAATCAGAGTTGAATGCCCTTAAAGCAACCGCAAATAAAGCGCCTTCTACCAATCCTGCCGATGATTCTGTTCAAGGACAAGTTACACTGCTTGCACAGAAATATGATTCACTCAATGATGCTTTGGCACAATCTGCAAAAGGTTTACAAGGTCAACTCGATACACTGAAGACAGCACAGCAAGCATTAGAAGAGAAAACAACACAGATTGATAATATCGCTAAAGTCAGTGATCAGGCGATCACTATTGCGAATAGTTTTGATAAGAAACTTGCAGAGCAAGATCTCAAACAAGCAGTCGTTTTAGATGAAGCGAAAGAGCTGATCACCACGATTAAGAGCATTACTGATCTTGAGCTCCTTCGCACGACAGAAGTGGATTATCTCCTTAAAATTGCCGTACAAAAAGTAGAGTACGATAAAGATTATAAAGGTGCTGCGGATCTTTTAACGACTGCCATTGATCGTCTTGGTCAAATTAATAGCATTAACTTCACAGAAACAAAACAGCTCTTAGAATCTAATATCACAGATCTGAAAGCACTCAATCCTGTCAATATGATGATGATTACAGAACGTCTTGAAAAGGTAGCCTCACTTGCACAGCATGCACCGCTTAAGAGCGATAGCGCACTTGTGAATCTCAAAAAAGAGATCTTCGATCAGCCTACTGATGAGGGCAATTCTTGGGGAGATAAGCTTCATAACTCACTCAAGCATCTTATTGTGATCGAAGATAAACGTGCTGATGTGCCTGAGCTTATGGCAAAAGAGGATCGTTTCTTCTTAGTGCAAAATATTCAGCTCGAATTAACATCTGCTAAAATCGCAGCGCAACAGGATCAATTCGATCTCTTTGATCATTCATTAGATACCGTCAAATCTTGGATTACCACCTATTTTGATGAAGATAATGCAGATGTTCGTGAAGCATTGAAGCAATTGCAGTGGATGCTTGATGCGAAATTTGATACAACACCGCCAAATATCCAACGAACCTTAACAGATTTCGAAGCAACCCTTCGAGCGTATAAAGGAGCGTAA
- a CDS encoding heme biosynthesis HemY N-terminal domain-containing protein, translated as MGRLLKTLGWIILIPILAILLFYTVKDDTGQVLITGTFPIIGPKTIHTTIVGGLLLAAIAVLIIYVIIRVVITIIKTPHHLRRFSLNRKARTADKKFAQAEIALLENKPDVAEDLFLTAAKGSKSPNLCYVGAARAAQLLGKEDRRDRYLREIDLSGSKHDREIAEIKRAEILIEADESDKAEKLLKDLLSRHKSFPAVLMLGVTLQRQGKNEELFRLLPDLQRAIPRLTPSEDVTQLTQDIYKALFDYASTISHDSDQLKIVWNRLPKGLQHDPDLLIHYANRLLDVGDTKQAEGLLRKEINRTQNDRLILAYAHLYRGDQPKLLKHAKRFHETQPDSAITQYTLANMLFRSQQFEEAKTHLLKTIELDSQFAKAYQLLGEVLLAEGDKEGALKVFQQGITIMLNERPKDVKVVDGELLIESTDKLGHAKAGIEVVEGEIVDDMQDATTMDADPESETTTDTAEETNNPDPRRSL; from the coding sequence ATGGGACGATTATTGAAAACCCTAGGCTGGATTATACTGATTCCAATCCTCGCCATTTTACTCTTTTACACCGTGAAAGATGATACGGGACAAGTACTCATTACCGGTACTTTTCCAATCATTGGCCCAAAGACAATCCATACCACAATCGTAGGGGGATTGCTTCTTGCCGCCATTGCAGTATTGATTATCTACGTCATTATTCGAGTGGTGATTACGATTATTAAAACACCACACCATTTACGTCGTTTTTCACTTAATCGAAAAGCACGAACAGCAGACAAAAAGTTTGCTCAAGCGGAAATCGCGTTACTCGAGAATAAACCCGATGTTGCAGAAGATCTCTTCTTGACGGCAGCAAAAGGGAGTAAAAGTCCAAACCTCTGCTATGTAGGTGCAGCACGAGCAGCCCAATTATTAGGCAAAGAAGATCGCCGGGATCGTTATTTACGAGAAATCGATCTTTCTGGATCTAAACATGATCGTGAAATTGCAGAAATTAAACGTGCGGAGATTCTTATCGAGGCAGATGAGAGTGATAAAGCTGAAAAGCTTCTCAAAGATCTACTCTCACGCCATAAAAGCTTCCCTGCTGTGCTCATGCTGGGTGTTACACTGCAACGTCAGGGCAAAAATGAGGAGTTATTCCGTTTACTTCCAGATCTACAGCGAGCAATTCCTCGTTTAACACCTTCAGAAGATGTTACGCAATTGACGCAAGATATCTACAAAGCACTCTTTGATTATGCAAGTACGATTAGTCATGATTCCGATCAACTTAAAATTGTTTGGAATCGTCTCCCCAAAGGTTTACAGCATGACCCTGATCTTTTAATCCATTATGCCAATCGTCTGCTTGATGTAGGGGATACCAAACAAGCAGAAGGATTATTGCGTAAAGAGATTAACCGCACACAAAATGATCGCTTAATCTTAGCTTATGCCCATCTCTATCGTGGGGATCAGCCTAAATTACTCAAACATGCGAAACGTTTCCATGAAACACAACCTGACAGCGCTATTACACAATATACATTAGCGAATATGCTCTTTAGAAGCCAGCAATTTGAAGAAGCTAAGACTCACCTCTTAAAAACGATTGAGCTTGATTCCCAATTTGCAAAAGCCTATCAGCTACTCGGGGAAGTATTGCTCGCTGAAGGGGACAAGGAAGGGGCATTAAAGGTCTTCCAGCAAGGGATTACAATCATGCTCAATGAACGACCTAAAGATGTAAAAGTCGTAGATGGTGAGCTACTGATTGAATCCACTGATAAACTTGGTCATGCAAAAGCAGGGATCGAAGTCGTAGAGGGTGAAATTGTTGATGACATGCAAGATGCCACAACAATGGATGCTGATCCTGAATCAGAGACAACAACTGATACGGCAGAAGAAACCAACAATCCCGATCCTCGTCGCTCGCTATAA
- a CDS encoding biotin--[acetyl-CoA-carboxylase] ligase, whose protein sequence is MGEQKNLIQEVEKNHAINTRIIEGASLLFPYLSERESYVLPALLIFHQISLSLEQAIASSQWLAKQSELFEFNPGDSDDLNPTITTLKRYQPLDEAEIRSYLPQIINQQCYILNNFITESTNADLLMLNIDAAEKIAPIAIAVAEMQQSGRGRREKQWISPLAVNLYFSLRVEFPLTAMALLPSLSVRVGIILLDTLRNMGLTDIKLKWPNDIWYQNRKLAGILVETKITVQGIVVVIGIGVNNDQPLTQAVQAAQNELSNNPACCEEIVGEPIDRNILVAALTTALYRLWQDVVNPDRNPVDITQIWPDKSCFYGQDVAIWRGNELYSKGREIGINRDGALLVQTEEGLQRITSSEFSLRGQ, encoded by the coding sequence ATGGGTGAGCAAAAGAATTTAATACAGGAAGTAGAAAAGAATCACGCTATCAATACTCGTATTATTGAAGGGGCTAGCCTGCTTTTTCCTTATCTTTCAGAGCGAGAATCCTATGTATTACCGGCATTATTAATATTCCATCAAATCTCCTTATCACTCGAACAGGCGATAGCAAGTAGTCAATGGTTAGCCAAGCAAAGTGAACTTTTTGAATTTAATCCTGGCGATAGTGATGATCTGAATCCAACAATAACGACACTTAAACGATATCAGCCGCTTGATGAAGCTGAAATTCGTAGTTACCTACCTCAGATTATTAACCAGCAGTGTTATATTTTGAACAACTTTATAACGGAATCTACAAATGCGGATCTATTGATGCTGAATATCGATGCTGCTGAAAAGATTGCCCCAATTGCGATTGCTGTTGCAGAGATGCAACAAAGTGGCAGGGGGCGAAGAGAGAAACAGTGGATTTCTCCATTGGCGGTCAATCTCTATTTTTCCTTGAGAGTAGAATTCCCCTTAACTGCGATGGCTCTTTTACCGAGTCTGAGTGTGCGGGTGGGCATTATTCTATTAGATACGCTGCGTAATATGGGGCTGACAGATATTAAGCTTAAATGGCCTAATGATATTTGGTATCAAAATCGGAAGCTCGCCGGTATTTTAGTGGAAACAAAGATTACAGTTCAAGGGATTGTCGTCGTGATTGGTATTGGTGTTAATAATGATCAACCTCTTACTCAAGCAGTGCAAGCTGCTCAAAATGAGTTAAGTAATAATCCTGCTTGTTGTGAGGAGATTGTGGGGGAACCCATTGATCGCAATATTTTAGTGGCCGCATTAACAACGGCGCTTTATCGCCTGTGGCAAGATGTTGTTAATCCTGATAGAAATCCTGTGGATATTACCCAAATTTGGCCTGATAAGAGCTGTTTTTATGGTCAAGATGTAGCGATCTGGCGCGGGAATGAGTTGTACAGTAAAGGGAGAGAAATTGGGATTAATCGAGATGGAGCACTGCTGGTGCAAACAGAAGAGGGGCTTCAAAGAATTACTTCGAGTGAATTCTCTTTACGAGGACAATAA
- a CDS encoding aromatic amino acid transaminase: MKLFNEVPLAPDDAILGVVEAYKKDPRDPKVNLSIGIYSDANGQVPILNAVKAAEKYLYEHPTPKVYLPMSGLGSYVDCVQKLLFTEDHALYQEKRLATVQSLGGTGALKVGADFLHTIVPNSTVYVSDPTWNNHIAIFEGAGFKVARYPYFDPETKGVAFDKFYQFMETLPANSIVILHACCHNPTGADLTTEQWQKVAKLFKERDLIPFLDMAYQGFSKGIREDAESIHIFAEQNIPVFIATSFSKSFSLYSERIGALTVITSDAKEQERITSQLKTMVRAIYSSPPSYGAQIVHYVLADPTLRASWEQELAEMRDRIKDMRAKFVKLLNSKQDKIDFEFINQQAGMFSYSGLNADQVEKMKKDYAIYTVGSGRICIAALNDQNIELAADAVVNVL; this comes from the coding sequence ATGAAACTATTTAATGAAGTACCATTAGCACCTGATGATGCAATTCTAGGGGTTGTAGAGGCTTACAAAAAAGATCCTAGAGATCCAAAAGTCAATTTAAGTATTGGGATCTATTCAGATGCCAATGGCCAAGTGCCGATTTTAAATGCGGTAAAAGCGGCTGAAAAATATCTTTATGAGCATCCTACACCTAAAGTTTATCTACCGATGAGTGGTTTGGGGAGTTATGTTGATTGTGTGCAAAAACTGCTTTTTACCGAAGATCATGCACTCTATCAAGAGAAACGTCTTGCAACGGTACAATCATTAGGCGGAACCGGTGCACTTAAAGTCGGCGCTGATTTTCTTCATACAATTGTGCCAAATAGTACCGTTTATGTCTCTGATCCTACTTGGAATAACCATATTGCGATTTTTGAGGGTGCAGGATTTAAAGTGGCGCGTTATCCTTACTTCGACCCTGAAACTAAAGGCGTTGCTTTTGATAAATTCTATCAATTTATGGAAACATTGCCGGCCAATAGTATCGTCATTTTGCATGCTTGTTGTCATAACCCAACAGGGGCTGATTTAACGACAGAACAGTGGCAGAAAGTTGCGAAGCTCTTTAAAGAGCGCGATTTGATCCCATTTTTGGATATGGCTTATCAAGGATTTTCAAAAGGTATTCGTGAAGATGCTGAATCAATTCATATCTTTGCAGAGCAGAATATCCCGGTCTTTATTGCCACTTCTTTCTCTAAATCATTCTCTCTCTATAGCGAGCGTATTGGCGCATTAACCGTTATTACTTCTGATGCAAAAGAGCAAGAGCGAATTACATCGCAACTTAAAACAATGGTGCGTGCGATCTACTCTTCACCTCCATCATACGGGGCGCAAATCGTTCACTATGTCTTAGCAGATCCCACATTAAGAGCATCTTGGGAGCAAGAGCTGGCTGAGATGCGTGATCGCATTAAGGATATGCGTGCTAAATTTGTGAAGCTTTTAAATAGCAAACAAGATAAAATTGATTTTGAGTTTATTAATCAACAAGCTGGAATGTTTTCTTACTCAGGTCTTAATGCAGATCAAGTAGAGAAAATGAAAAAGGATTACGCTATCTATACAGTTGGTTCTGGTCGAATCTGTATCGCAGCGCTCAATGATCAAAATATTGAACTTGCGGCAGATGCTGTTGTTAATGTACTATAA